One genomic window of Actinoplanes lobatus includes the following:
- the cheB gene encoding chemotaxis-specific protein-glutamate methyltransferase CheB, whose amino-acid sequence MTRVLIVDDSLTMRHHLREALAADPDLEIVGEAPDGERAVEMTARLRPDVITMDMMLPGISGLAATEQIMAQCPTPILVVSSADREELFTTYNALAAGAVEVMEKPRGDDSDADWPSRLRATLRLVSRIRVITHPRARLDGRVAAPPSPAPTPEPGPHGGLGLVAVGSSTGGPAALTEFLRGLPAGFRVPVLCVQHIAAGEQFAVAFSDWLAGQTGRDIRYADDGTPVGRLGGRVLLAPPDRHLLIRDRTLRLSTGPPRHSCRPSVDVLFESVAEEYGPRAAGCLLTGMGRDGAAGLLGMRGRGAVTFAQDEGSCAVYGMPREAALIGAAAHVLPPGRMAARLGDLQPTAVRR is encoded by the coding sequence ATGACCCGCGTGCTCATCGTCGACGACTCCCTGACCATGCGGCACCACCTGCGGGAGGCGCTCGCCGCGGACCCGGACCTGGAGATCGTCGGCGAGGCCCCGGACGGGGAACGGGCCGTGGAGATGACCGCCCGGCTGCGCCCGGACGTGATCACGATGGACATGATGCTGCCCGGGATCAGCGGGCTGGCCGCCACCGAGCAGATCATGGCGCAGTGCCCGACGCCGATCCTGGTGGTGTCGTCGGCCGACCGGGAGGAGCTGTTCACCACGTACAACGCGCTGGCCGCCGGCGCGGTCGAGGTGATGGAGAAGCCGCGCGGCGACGACTCCGACGCGGACTGGCCGTCGCGGCTGCGGGCCACGCTGCGGCTGGTCTCCCGGATCCGGGTGATCACCCATCCCCGGGCCCGGCTGGACGGCCGGGTCGCCGCCCCGCCGTCGCCGGCGCCCACGCCCGAGCCCGGCCCCCACGGCGGTCTCGGCCTGGTGGCGGTGGGTTCCTCCACCGGCGGTCCCGCAGCGCTCACCGAGTTCCTGCGCGGGCTGCCCGCCGGCTTCCGGGTCCCGGTGCTCTGCGTGCAGCACATCGCGGCCGGCGAGCAGTTCGCGGTCGCCTTCTCCGACTGGCTGGCCGGGCAGACCGGGCGCGACATCCGGTACGCCGACGACGGCACCCCGGTCGGCCGGCTCGGCGGGCGGGTGCTGCTCGCTCCCCCCGACCGGCACCTGCTGATCCGCGACCGGACGCTGCGGCTCAGCACCGGGCCGCCCCGGCACTCCTGCCGCCCGTCGGTGGACGTGCTGTTCGAGTCGGTGGCCGAGGAGTACGGCCCGCGGGCGGCCGGTTGCCTGCTCACCGGGATGGGCCGGGACGGTGCGGCCGGGCTGCTGGGGATGCGCGGCCGGGGCGCGGTCACCTTCGCCCAGGACGAGGGCAGCTGCGCGGTGTACGGCATGCCCCGGGAGGCGGCGCTGATCGGCGCGGCCGCGCACGTGCTGCCGCCCGGCCGGATGGCGGCCCGTCTCGGCGATCTCCAGCCCACGGCGGTGCGCCGATGA
- a CDS encoding response regulator translates to MTPTVLIVDDSLTVRMDLHEAFAEDGFATILCATGAEARLAFAGAPFDAAVLDVMLPDADGLELLTELRHTPGRSGVVTMLLSSASEVADRLAGLRTGADEYVGKPYDAGYVVARTRQLLGDLPDHDGDRTTVLVIDDSMTFREELRGLLEPEGYTVLTAAGGEEGLRTAADRRPSAVIVDGVMPDLDGATVIRRIRLDPALRDTPCLLMTAADDYATEMQALDAGADAFIRKQQDLKVVLAKLSAVLRQTAEQLPIGALGAMHGPGKVLIVSAGRDELELWADTLRADGYDIVRATGVDDILELLAAQPVDCIVLGFGDDMDLARESCRRLRDVPTVRDTPLVMTGDDERMLDCLAAGADDYVRQADVPEGLRVHVRAQIRRKQAHDEARRIREELMRRELDATEERAARQLAETRAALVEELEWRNRELEAFSGSVSHDLRGPLQVISSFAEHMLEEEEERLGERTRHRLTRIHSAALRMADLVESLLILARASRGELRRERFDLTATARQVIGDVTAREPDRRVTFQVYEEMVADADEGLIRVVLENLIANAVKFSRKVERPLVEVGCENGRYFVRDNGAGFPAEQAGELFRPFARLHDAGEFPGTGIGLTTVHRAVERHGGEIWAESGEGRGATFWFTLPPAPGPDGPERHGTSRRSG, encoded by the coding sequence ATGACCCCGACCGTGCTGATCGTCGACGACAGCCTGACCGTACGGATGGACCTGCACGAGGCGTTCGCCGAGGACGGGTTCGCCACCATCCTGTGCGCCACCGGGGCGGAGGCTCGGCTCGCGTTCGCCGGGGCGCCGTTCGACGCGGCGGTCCTGGACGTGATGCTGCCCGACGCCGACGGTCTGGAGCTGCTCACCGAACTGCGGCACACGCCGGGCCGGTCCGGGGTGGTGACGATGCTGCTGTCCAGCGCGAGCGAGGTGGCCGACCGGCTGGCCGGGTTGCGCACCGGCGCCGACGAGTACGTGGGCAAGCCCTACGACGCGGGGTACGTGGTCGCCCGTACCCGGCAGTTGCTCGGTGACCTCCCGGACCACGACGGTGACCGGACCACCGTGCTGGTGATCGACGACAGCATGACGTTCCGGGAGGAACTGCGCGGGCTGCTCGAACCGGAGGGGTACACCGTGCTGACCGCCGCCGGCGGGGAGGAGGGCCTGCGGACGGCCGCCGACCGCCGGCCGAGCGCGGTGATCGTCGACGGGGTGATGCCGGACCTGGACGGCGCCACGGTGATCCGCCGGATCCGCCTCGACCCGGCGCTGCGCGACACCCCCTGCCTGCTGATGACGGCCGCCGACGACTACGCCACCGAGATGCAGGCGCTGGACGCCGGCGCCGACGCGTTCATCCGCAAGCAGCAGGACCTGAAGGTGGTGCTGGCCAAGCTGTCCGCGGTGCTGCGGCAGACCGCCGAGCAGCTGCCGATCGGGGCGCTCGGCGCGATGCACGGGCCGGGCAAGGTGCTGATCGTCAGCGCCGGCCGCGACGAGCTGGAGCTGTGGGCCGACACGCTGCGGGCCGACGGCTACGACATCGTCCGGGCCACCGGCGTCGACGACATCCTGGAGCTGCTCGCCGCCCAGCCGGTGGACTGCATCGTGCTCGGCTTCGGCGACGACATGGACCTGGCCCGGGAGTCGTGCCGGCGGCTGCGCGACGTGCCGACGGTCCGGGACACGCCGCTGGTGATGACCGGTGACGACGAGCGGATGCTGGACTGCCTGGCCGCGGGCGCCGACGACTACGTCCGGCAGGCCGACGTGCCGGAGGGGCTGCGGGTGCACGTACGGGCCCAGATCCGCCGCAAGCAGGCGCACGACGAGGCCCGCCGGATCCGCGAGGAGCTGATGCGCCGCGAACTGGACGCGACCGAGGAGCGGGCGGCGAGGCAGCTGGCCGAGACCCGGGCGGCGCTGGTCGAGGAGCTGGAGTGGCGCAACCGGGAGCTGGAGGCGTTCTCCGGCTCGGTCTCCCACGACCTGCGCGGCCCGTTGCAGGTGATCAGCAGTTTCGCCGAGCACATGCTGGAAGAGGAGGAGGAGCGGCTCGGCGAGCGGACCCGGCACCGGCTGACCCGCATCCACTCGGCCGCGCTGCGGATGGCCGACCTGGTGGAGTCGCTGTTGATCCTGGCCCGGGCCAGCCGGGGCGAGCTGCGCCGGGAACGGTTCGACCTGACGGCCACGGCACGCCAGGTGATCGGTGACGTCACGGCCCGGGAGCCGGACCGGCGGGTGACCTTCCAGGTGTACGAGGAGATGGTCGCCGACGCCGACGAGGGCCTGATCCGGGTGGTCCTGGAGAACCTGATCGCCAACGCGGTGAAGTTCAGCCGGAAGGTCGAGCGGCCGCTCGTCGAGGTGGGCTGCGAGAACGGCCGCTACTTCGTCCGCGACAACGGCGCCGGGTTCCCGGCCGAGCAGGCCGGTGAGCTGTTCCGCCCGTTCGCCCGGCTGCACGACGCCGGTGAGTTCCCGGGCACCGGGATCGGGCTGACCACCGTGCACCGGGCGGTGGAGCGGCACGGCGGGGAGATCTGGGCGGAGAGCGGCGAGGGCCGGGGCGCGACCTTCTGGTTCACGCTGCCCCCGGCCCCCGGCCCCGATGGACCGGAGCGGCACGGGACCTCGCGCCGCTCCGGTTGA
- a CDS encoding methyl-accepting chemotaxis protein, whose product MTSGRTYGGKLAVGVVITVMLTLLSVATAVVALVVVVSAKDDAISAATDDLTGAENLSRTMEARIADYRAYLLDASGENAQLTEENHQRFRQRLDVLRAHVTDTPTRQALDRVAALDDKHAAAAAEVMRARAQNADIPAITRLNDSLAVPAREQLEAALADVTDRVRVSVGADRRAASDRAEQAIVLIVGLGLLTTLSAVLVALRLNRELRREVGTAVGHIQSSSAQLEAAAAQQVNGGRDQASAMSEITTTISELLITSRQIADTAQRVSKIAEETEAAARAGDATIDQTRASITAIRTQVDQIVQHMLALGEKSQQIGLVVDLVSELAEQTNILAINATIEASGAGEWGRRFAVVAEEIRKLADRTAASAKEIRALIEDVRGAVNTTVMATEIGSKAVDTGARQFDDATDSFRQIARLVSTTNDATREIELSTKQQTTAVEQVNIAASETARVSRETEASAVQTKQTAAHLSTLSGDLLNLVGTGRH is encoded by the coding sequence TGGTCGTCGTGGTCAGCGCGAAGGACGACGCCATCTCGGCGGCGACCGACGACCTGACCGGCGCGGAGAACCTGAGCCGGACCATGGAGGCGCGGATCGCGGACTACCGGGCCTACCTGCTGGACGCGTCGGGCGAGAACGCCCAGCTCACCGAGGAGAACCACCAGCGGTTCCGGCAGCGCCTCGACGTGCTGCGCGCCCACGTCACCGACACGCCGACCCGCCAGGCCCTGGACCGGGTCGCCGCCCTCGACGACAAGCACGCGGCGGCGGCCGCCGAGGTGATGCGGGCCCGCGCCCAGAACGCCGACATCCCGGCCATCACCCGGCTCAACGACTCCCTGGCCGTACCGGCCCGCGAGCAGCTGGAGGCCGCGCTCGCCGACGTGACCGACCGGGTCCGGGTGAGCGTCGGCGCCGACCGCCGGGCAGCGTCGGACCGGGCCGAACAGGCCATCGTGCTGATCGTCGGGCTGGGCCTGCTCACCACGCTCAGCGCCGTGCTGGTGGCCCTGCGGCTCAACCGCGAACTGCGCCGCGAGGTGGGCACCGCGGTGGGGCACATCCAGAGCTCCTCGGCCCAGCTGGAGGCCGCCGCCGCGCAGCAGGTCAACGGCGGCCGCGACCAGGCCAGCGCGATGAGCGAGATCACCACGACGATCAGCGAGCTGCTGATCACCTCGCGGCAGATCGCGGACACCGCCCAGCGGGTCTCCAAGATCGCCGAGGAGACCGAGGCGGCGGCCCGCGCCGGGGACGCCACCATCGACCAGACCCGGGCCTCGATCACCGCGATCCGCACCCAGGTCGACCAGATCGTCCAGCACATGCTGGCGCTCGGCGAGAAGTCGCAGCAGATCGGGCTGGTCGTGGACCTGGTGTCGGAGCTGGCCGAACAGACCAACATCCTGGCCATCAACGCCACCATCGAGGCCAGCGGCGCCGGCGAGTGGGGCCGCCGGTTCGCCGTGGTGGCCGAGGAGATCCGCAAGCTGGCGGACCGGACCGCGGCGTCGGCCAAGGAGATCCGGGCGCTGATCGAGGACGTCCGCGGCGCGGTCAACACCACGGTGATGGCCACCGAGATCGGGTCGAAGGCGGTGGACACCGGGGCCCGGCAGTTCGACGACGCCACCGACTCGTTCCGGCAGATCGCCCGGCTGGTCTCCACCACCAACGACGCCACCCGCGAGATCGAACTGTCCACCAAGCAGCAGACCACCGCGGTGGAGCAGGTCAACATCGCCGCGTCGGAGACCGCCCGGGTGTCCCGGGAGACCGAGGCGAGCGCCGTGCAGACCAAGCAGACCGCGGCGCACCTCTCCACGCTCTCCGGTGACCTGCTGAACCTCGTCGGGACCGGGCGCCACTGA
- a CDS encoding hybrid sensor histidine kinase/response regulator, which produces MAEGKDPLRYFRIEARELVDQISAGVLDLDQGGGPEPVARLLRVAHTLKGAARVVKQKEIADHAHALEEVLIPYRGADVPPAADAMRELLRLNDEITARVVELEDRPKPPVDREPDEPPPAPAEVVANPRAATADLDELLDAIGETTARMAPLRTGCATVDRLHRSAEVLADQLRVGRTTTPATARAAAERLAGELGAAGRRFTDAVDQIQRELDEVRARAEGLRLVPAGSMFTALRRAVRDAADAEGKRVRFEARGAGIRMGAHLLGPVSGAFLHLVRNAVVHGIEPEPLRLAAGKPAEGTVTVEVERRGRHAAFRCLDDGRGFDLDALRDTARDRGLLPSGAGPPDDAGLLDLVLRGGISTSPSVTEVAGRAIGMDAVREVAARLRGDVRVRSTPGAGACVELVIPLALLSMTGLNVEAGGTTTTLPLDAVRGCVRLSAEDAATAAVTGRIIYDGSAAPFLPLAEALYAGTAAPGSTGIGAAVVVKGEAGLFALGVDRLAGTSALVARPLPELARASPAVGSVTVDADGNPRLVLDPDGLAAEVAGGRLSGARPRAAATLTPLPILVVDDSLTTRMLERSILESAGYEVDLAASAEEALEKARTRRYGLFLTDIDMPGIDGFTFVERTRADPRLAGVPAILVSSRASAADRDRGRAAGAGAYVEKGEFDQEQLLGHIRRLVVRS; this is translated from the coding sequence ATGGCCGAGGGCAAGGATCCGCTGCGCTATTTCCGGATCGAGGCGCGGGAACTGGTCGACCAGATCAGCGCCGGCGTCCTCGACCTGGACCAGGGCGGCGGTCCCGAACCGGTGGCCCGGCTGCTGCGGGTGGCGCACACCCTCAAGGGCGCGGCCCGGGTGGTCAAGCAGAAGGAGATCGCCGACCACGCGCACGCCCTCGAGGAGGTGCTGATCCCGTACCGGGGCGCGGACGTGCCGCCGGCCGCCGACGCGATGCGGGAGCTGCTGCGGCTCAACGACGAGATCACCGCGCGGGTGGTGGAGCTCGAGGACCGGCCGAAGCCACCGGTGGACCGCGAGCCGGACGAGCCGCCACCGGCCCCGGCCGAGGTGGTGGCGAACCCGCGGGCGGCCACCGCCGACCTGGACGAGCTGCTCGACGCCATCGGGGAGACCACCGCCCGGATGGCGCCGCTGCGTACCGGCTGCGCCACCGTGGACCGGCTGCACCGGTCCGCGGAGGTACTCGCCGACCAGCTGCGGGTCGGCCGTACCACCACCCCGGCGACGGCCCGGGCGGCGGCCGAGCGGCTGGCCGGCGAGCTGGGGGCGGCCGGCCGCCGGTTCACCGACGCGGTCGACCAGATCCAGCGGGAGCTGGACGAGGTCCGGGCCAGAGCGGAGGGGCTGCGGCTGGTGCCGGCCGGTTCGATGTTCACCGCCTTGCGCCGGGCGGTCCGCGACGCCGCCGACGCCGAGGGCAAGCGGGTCCGGTTCGAGGCCCGGGGCGCCGGGATCCGGATGGGCGCGCACCTGCTCGGCCCGGTCAGCGGCGCCTTCCTGCACCTGGTGCGCAACGCGGTGGTGCACGGCATCGAACCGGAGCCGCTGCGGCTGGCGGCGGGCAAACCGGCCGAGGGGACGGTCACCGTCGAGGTGGAGCGGCGCGGGCGGCACGCGGCGTTCCGGTGCCTCGACGACGGGCGCGGCTTCGATCTGGACGCGCTGCGCGACACCGCCCGCGACCGGGGCCTGCTGCCGTCCGGCGCCGGGCCGCCGGACGACGCCGGCCTGCTCGACCTGGTGCTGCGCGGCGGGATCAGCACCTCGCCGTCGGTGACCGAGGTGGCCGGGCGGGCCATCGGCATGGACGCGGTCCGCGAGGTGGCGGCCCGGCTGCGCGGCGACGTACGGGTACGCAGCACCCCGGGCGCCGGCGCCTGCGTGGAGCTGGTGATCCCGCTGGCCCTGCTCAGCATGACCGGCCTGAACGTGGAGGCCGGCGGCACGACGACCACCCTGCCGCTGGACGCCGTACGCGGCTGCGTGCGCCTGTCCGCCGAGGACGCCGCCACCGCCGCGGTGACCGGGCGGATCATCTACGACGGCAGCGCGGCCCCGTTCCTGCCGCTGGCCGAGGCCCTGTACGCGGGCACGGCCGCCCCCGGGTCCACCGGTATTGGCGCGGCCGTCGTGGTGAAGGGCGAGGCCGGCCTGTTCGCGCTCGGCGTCGACCGGCTGGCCGGGACGTCCGCCCTGGTCGCCCGCCCGCTGCCGGAACTGGCCCGGGCGTCGCCGGCGGTCGGCAGCGTCACGGTCGACGCCGACGGCAATCCGCGCCTGGTGCTGGACCCGGACGGTCTGGCCGCCGAGGTGGCCGGCGGGCGCCTGTCCGGAGCCCGCCCGCGGGCGGCGGCCACCCTCACCCCGCTGCCGATCCTCGTGGTCGACGACTCGCTCACCACCCGGATGCTGGAGCGCAGCATCCTGGAGTCGGCCGGGTACGAGGTGGATCTGGCCGCCTCCGCGGAGGAGGCCCTGGAGAAGGCCCGCACCCGCCGGTACGGCCTGTTCCTCACCGACATCGACATGCCCGGCATCGACGGGTTCACCTTCGTCGAGCGGACCCGCGCCGACCCGCGGCTGGCCGGGGTGCCGGCGATCCTGGTCAGCTCCCGGGCCAGCGCCGCCGACCGGGACCGCGGCCGGGCCGCCGGGGCCGGCGCCTACGTCGAGAAGGGCGAGTTCGACCAGGAGCAGTTGCTGGGCCACATCCGGCGGTTGGTGGTGCGGTCATGA
- a CDS encoding N-acetylmuramoyl-L-alanine amidase, whose translation MQRRLAIGIGAAVAVLAAGGGVAALTWPSTSEAQAAEPVTVTGTLAAEPNPEPPRIKTALNTVGFTANGAKADLAQQRTKRFSLLGVTWNDGSAAPDGTIEVRTRSVASGKWSDWRKLAMRDDAPSGVEADDLGRGATAPLWVGPSDGVAARIAGKGAGLPAGLRVDLIDPGSESGGRGGGEPAPSESASPSPSVSPSPSVEPTATEPAAEPTEPVVEEPAPGETSTATEEPAAPEPTAEPSPSADDATKIDSLDEQVVTPPADAGIAAVTAVTTAPIQAQFPSYYSRKAWSADETITRPTEISVANQVQTVWVHHTYHAGDSSNDYECADAPAIIRAIQAYDIKSDGFSDIGYNYLVDKCGRLYEGRTGGVENAVVPAAVRGFNTGYASIAVLGDYRYAESTDAIETTIAQVAAARLGRYGYNPASTVTLTAGSANNKLAAGDKITVARLAGHKDADATECPGGNLYDALADMRAKAQLMVTGLALKSVTGGGYSAGAWYVKNAATVSWTVGNDSAEIAQFDVLVDGAVASTVPGTARSATVSVPAGKHGISIVARHTSGSTARFGVWIYGDITAPTFRGTPAVALRTGTYSTGSVPVTFYPNGADNLKLAGYTVSRPVSGNLGPVASWATAVRPGTATWTVTARDLAGNTRGATITRAVLLSPETAAKKTGTWTKKTGSAYLGGKALSATGKNAKLTWTFTGRHASLLFSRAAMSGKVAVYVDGKKVTTIDLKSSKTLYRQAVWTRNLAYGKHTVAIVVQGTSGRPTVVSDGLAYVR comes from the coding sequence ATGCAGCGAAGGCTGGCTATCGGTATCGGCGCGGCGGTCGCCGTGCTCGCGGCAGGCGGGGGCGTCGCCGCCCTGACCTGGCCGTCCACATCGGAGGCACAGGCGGCCGAGCCGGTCACGGTGACCGGCACGCTGGCCGCGGAGCCGAATCCGGAACCGCCGCGGATCAAGACCGCGCTGAACACCGTCGGCTTCACGGCGAACGGCGCGAAGGCCGACCTGGCGCAGCAGCGGACCAAGCGGTTCAGCCTGCTCGGCGTCACCTGGAACGACGGGAGCGCCGCCCCGGACGGCACCATCGAGGTGCGCACCCGCAGCGTCGCGTCCGGTAAGTGGTCGGACTGGCGGAAGCTGGCGATGCGCGACGACGCCCCCTCCGGGGTGGAGGCCGACGACCTCGGCCGGGGCGCCACCGCCCCGCTCTGGGTCGGCCCGTCGGACGGCGTCGCCGCCCGCATCGCCGGTAAGGGCGCCGGGCTGCCGGCCGGGCTGCGGGTCGACCTGATCGACCCGGGCAGCGAGAGCGGCGGCCGCGGCGGCGGCGAGCCCGCGCCCAGCGAGTCCGCCTCGCCCTCGCCCTCGGTCTCGCCGTCGCCCTCGGTGGAGCCCACGGCCACCGAGCCGGCCGCGGAGCCGACCGAACCGGTGGTCGAGGAGCCCGCTCCGGGCGAGACCAGCACCGCCACCGAGGAACCGGCCGCGCCGGAGCCGACGGCCGAGCCGTCGCCCAGCGCCGACGACGCCACGAAGATCGACTCGCTCGACGAGCAGGTCGTCACGCCGCCCGCCGACGCCGGGATCGCGGCGGTCACCGCGGTGACCACGGCGCCGATCCAGGCGCAGTTCCCGAGCTACTACTCGCGCAAGGCGTGGAGCGCGGACGAGACCATCACCCGGCCCACCGAGATCTCGGTGGCCAACCAGGTCCAGACGGTCTGGGTGCACCACACCTACCACGCCGGGGACAGCTCCAACGACTACGAGTGCGCGGACGCCCCGGCCATCATCCGGGCCATCCAGGCCTACGACATCAAGAGCGACGGCTTCTCCGACATCGGCTACAACTACCTGGTCGACAAGTGCGGGCGGCTCTACGAGGGCCGGACCGGCGGGGTGGAGAACGCCGTGGTCCCGGCCGCGGTGCGGGGCTTCAACACCGGCTACGCGTCGATCGCGGTGCTCGGCGACTACCGGTACGCCGAGTCCACCGACGCCATCGAGACGACCATCGCGCAGGTCGCGGCCGCCCGGCTCGGTAGGTACGGCTACAACCCGGCGTCGACGGTGACCCTCACCGCCGGATCCGCCAACAACAAGCTCGCCGCCGGCGACAAGATCACGGTGGCGCGGCTGGCCGGGCACAAGGACGCCGACGCGACCGAGTGCCCGGGTGGCAACCTGTACGACGCGCTGGCCGACATGCGGGCCAAGGCGCAGCTCATGGTCACCGGCCTGGCCCTCAAGTCGGTCACCGGCGGCGGCTACTCGGCCGGCGCCTGGTACGTGAAGAACGCCGCCACCGTCAGCTGGACCGTCGGCAACGACTCCGCCGAGATCGCCCAGTTCGACGTGCTGGTCGACGGCGCGGTCGCCAGCACCGTCCCGGGCACCGCCCGCAGCGCCACGGTCAGCGTCCCGGCCGGGAAGCACGGGATCTCCATCGTGGCCCGGCACACGTCCGGCAGCACGGCCCGGTTCGGTGTGTGGATCTACGGCGACATCACGGCGCCCACCTTCCGCGGCACCCCGGCGGTGGCGCTGCGCACCGGCACGTACAGCACCGGCTCGGTGCCGGTGACGTTCTACCCGAACGGCGCCGACAACCTGAAGCTGGCCGGCTACACGGTCAGCCGGCCGGTCTCCGGCAACCTGGGACCGGTCGCGAGCTGGGCGACCGCCGTCCGGCCGGGCACCGCCACCTGGACGGTCACCGCCCGGGACCTGGCCGGCAACACCCGGGGCGCGACGATCACCCGGGCCGTCCTGCTCTCCCCGGAGACCGCCGCCAAGAAGACCGGCACCTGGACGAAGAAGACCGGCAGCGCGTACCTCGGCGGCAAGGCGCTCTCCGCGACCGGCAAGAACGCGAAGCTGACCTGGACCTTCACCGGCCGGCACGCGTCCCTGCTGTTCTCCCGCGCCGCCATGTCCGGCAAGGTGGCCGTCTACGTGGACGGCAAGAAGGTCACCACCATCGACCTGAAGTCGAGCAAGACCCTCTACCGGCAGGCGGTGTGGACCCGGAACCTCGCCTACGGCAAGCACACCGTGGCGATCGTGGTGCAGGGCACCTCCGGCCGCCCGACCGTGGTGTCGGACGGGCTCGCGTACGTCAGGTGA